One region of Astyanax mexicanus isolate ESR-SI-001 chromosome 15, AstMex3_surface, whole genome shotgun sequence genomic DNA includes:
- the neurod2 gene encoding LOW QUALITY PROTEIN: neurogenic differentiation factor 2 (The sequence of the model RefSeq protein was modified relative to this genomic sequence to represent the inferred CDS: deleted 2 bases in 1 codon) gives MAWHQSGYVTLPASHATPSLRAAGEGVALTSDHTRTRKPHTHRHHHTHTHTDRPSPPLLPERPIGLSVPEDDVDGDTFGQASALPTSAGIAMLTRLFNEPSLLADARKFPGWVDDSGSEDSKTNDKDEQDPCRLGLDEDLDEENDTKGVGLGRSGAGDEDDEDDEEDEGVNDDDEEEGADRPKKRGPKKRKMTPARMERSKLRRQKANARERTRMHDLNSALDNLRKVVPCYSKTQKLSKIETLRLAKNYIWALSEILRNGKRPDVVSYVQTLCKGLSQPTTNLVAGCLQLSARNFLTEPGGQDGVRAFHAEAPFQYPYQCARLGTQGPTLPTTPCSAAHALRGHSYCPPYDYAASPDYASPEYDGAPHSPTLCVNGNFAFRQDAAAVSPDAERPFHHHHHHHHYSMHYQRTPVQYGGASGARGGASENAPPFHDVHGQPYEELNSFFHN, from the exons ATGGCCTGGCATCAGAGCGGGTATGTAACCCTGCCTGCCAGCCATGCCACACCGTCTCTACGCGCGGCCGGGGAAGGAGTAGCGCTCACGTCGgatcacacacgcacacgcaaacca cacacacacagacaccaccacacacacacacacactgacagacccTCGCCTCCACTCTTGCCGGAACGTCCTATTGGGCTCTCGGTCCCTGAAGATGATGTAGACGGAGATACCTTCGGCCAAGCAAGTGCGCTACCAACAAG TGCTGGCATCGCCATGCTGACGCGACTGTTCAACGAGCCGTCGCTGCTGGCGGATGCACGTAAGTTCCCTGGCTGGGTAGACGACAGTGGCAGCGAGGACTCCAAAACCAACGACAAGGACGAGCAGGACCCCTGTCGCCTGGGCCTGGACGAGGACTTGGACGAAGAGAACGACACTAAAGGCGTTGGACTAGGTAGATCAGGTGCGGGTGACGAGGACGACGAGGACGACGAAGAGGACGAAGGCGTCAACGACGACGACGAGGAGGAAGGTGCAGACCGGCCCAAGAAGCGCGGCCCCAAGAAGCGAAAGATGACTCCAGCACGTATGGAACGCTCCAAATTGCGCCGTCAGAAGGCGAATGCGCGGGAGCGGACGCGCATGCATGACCTGAACTCTGCACTGGACAACCTGCGCAAGGTGGTCCCGTGCTACTCCAAGACCCAAAAGCTGTCCAAAATTGAGACTCTGAGACTGGCCAAGAACTACATCTGGGCACTATCTGAAATTCTGCGCAACGGTAAGCGGCCCGACGTGGTCTCTTATGTGCAGACACTGTGCAAGGGTCTGTCACAGCCCACCACCAACCTGGTGGCTGGCTGCCTGCAACTGAGCGCACGCAACTTCCTGACTGAGCCTGGTGGCCAGGACGGTGTTCGCGCCTTCCATGCAGAGGCGCCCTTTCAGTACCCATACCAGTGTGCCCGGCTGGGTACACAAGGTCCAACCCTGCCAACGACCCCTTGCTCAGCTGCCCATGCCCTCCGGGGACACTCATACTGCCCACCGTATGATTATGCCGCCTCACCGGACTATGCCAGCCCCGAGTACGATGGCGCCCCACACAGCCCGACGCTCTGCGTCAATGGGAACTTTGCCTTTCGTCAGGATGCTGCGGCTGTCTCGCCGGATGCAGAGCGGCCctttcatcaccatcaccaccatcatcactacTCTATGCACTACCAGCGCACTCCTGTCCAGTATGGAGGCGCCTCAGGAGCGCGTGGTGGTGCTTCTGAAAACGCCCCACCTTTTCACGATGTGCACGGGCAACCTTATGAGGAGCTGAATTCATTTTTTCACAATTAA